In Nymphalis io chromosome 13, ilAglIoxx1.1, whole genome shotgun sequence, one genomic interval encodes:
- the LOC126772832 gene encoding uncharacterized protein LOC126772832 — protein sequence MFYKSDFAVQYYDKKLFFVNRNAFTVTSNNNKEDKTINRYSLAYTMKSLSYLSSLFGMSYIKYSKYGIKKVNKFNKIYCLIIIISFITWYVINNIHIMKTGQLVADLPLIIITKTFGVMEIVEIVHNTFITTFKNSAYFLRLIKTIDSIDDHFQRTKKHFIKSRIFAIVMTILPFLFFSLKYLLENYKPWAIMPSFTFTFEMVQSVNCFFYVTVIYSRFLNFNSIFLKKAEGMSSSKKLIFKDNLYAKVIKKMLSDPVQTEFNNGYCWFELMQIYDKISECIYLFNKIYANQILLMFNTWLLSSMLVICRITSPTLQYIGAVKADIYYYFFLSIRPIFVTFMSEKLTDERRKTRMIIEHILIYHDLNPEYRKQMEIMMDLLETRKTHLSANVVPINLDAMLTFAGLILSYAVVLIQIFYLK from the exons ATGTTCTACAAAAGTGATTTTGCTGTGCAATATTATGACAAAAagctattttttgttaatagaaACGCATTTACAGTAAcctcaaataataataaagaagatAAAACTATAAATCGATATTCCTTAGCGTATACCATGAAGTCTCTTTCATATTTATCATCACTGTTTGGCAtgagttatattaaatatagcaaATACGGTatcaaaaaagttaataaatttaacaaaatctattgtttaattattataatatcgttcATAACTtggtatgttataaataatattcatattatgaaAACAGGGCAACTCGTAGCAGATTtgcctttaattattattacaaaaacttttgGAGTGATGGAAATTGTAGAAATTGTACATAATACGTTCATTACAACCTTTAAGAACAGTGCTTATTTCTTAAGATTGATAAAAACAATTGACAGTATTGATGACCATTTCCAAAGaactaaaaaacattttattaaaagtcgTATATTCGCAATTGTAATGACCATATTACcctttctatttttttctttaaaatatttgttagaaAATTATAAGCCATGGGCCATAATGCCCtcctttacatttacatttgagATGGTTCAAAgcgtaaattgttttttttacgtaaCCGTCATATATtcaagatttttaaattttaattcaatatttttgaagaaagcTGAGGGAATGTCTTCTTCgaaaaaacttattttcaaaGATAATTTGTATGCAAAAGTTATAAAG AAAATGCTCAGTGATCCGGTTCAAACCGAATTCAATAATGGCTATTGTTGGTTTGAACTCAtgcaaatatatgataaaatctcTGAATGTATTTATCTTTTCAACAAAATTTACGCGAATCAG ATATTGCTTATGTTCAACACATGGCTTTTATCGTCTATGCTTGTGATTTGCAGGATTACATCTCCAACATTACAG TACATTGGCGCAGTTAAAGcggatatatattattattttttcttaagcaTTCGACcaatttttgtaacttttatgAGCGAAAAACTTACTGACGAAAGAAGAAAAACGCGAATGATAAtcgaacatattttaatttaccatGATTTGA ATCCAGAATACCGCAAACAGATGGAAATTATGATGGATTTATTAGAAACGAGAAAAACTCATTTGTCAGCAAATGTAGTTCCGATTAACTTAGACGCTATGTTAACATTCGCGGGCCTTATTCTTTCTTACGCGGTTGTATTAATACAGATAttctacttaaaataa
- the LOC126772889 gene encoding annexin A7-like — protein MSGYPYGGNPPQYPPPQNQIYPQIYNPANAPPPGQPIHAAPGYPSGQNPQFPYQPGFAIYPTQPLQAGQAPPPAAMSYPSGPTAPPSYGYQGFPTVTPQPNYEAPVEWIPSTPNDAHTLSNRAVVAGYEGYDQSPLWVIRARYEGDMIPGKLAIKHKAAYVPWGGRENAVNNIEVCCARPEKVRWVESRDGMIPQNAIISGNTSAGEPLYIGRAREQGSLTPGKVHPSHKAMYLSFAGKEVPHKIYEILCTA, from the exons ATGTCCGGAT ATCCATATGGAGGTAACCCTCCCCAATATCCACCTCCCCAAAATCAAATATATCCCCAAATTTATAATcctgccaatgcaccaccaccTGGTCAGCCCATTCATGCAGCTCCAGGATATCCCTCAGGCCAAAATCCTCAATTTCCCTACCAGCCAGGCTTTGCCATTTACCCTACTCAACCACTACAAGCAGGACAAGCACCTCCACCTGCTGCTATGTCATATCCATCTGGTCCTACAGCTCCTCCATCTTATGGATACCAAGGATTCCCAACCGTTACTCCTCAGCCTAATTATGAAG caCCAGTTGAATGGATTCCTTCTACACCTAATGATGCTCATACTCTAAGCAATAGAGCAGTTGTTGCTGGATATGAGGGCTATGACCAAAGTCCACTTTGGGTCATACGAGCAAGATATGAAGGTGATATGATTCCGGGTAAACTGGCTATTAAACACAAAGCAGCCTATGTGCCCTGGGGTGGACGTGAAAATGCTGTTAACAATATTGAG GTTTGCTGCGCCCGTCCGGAGAAGGTTCGTTGGGTCGAAAGTAGAGATGGTATGATACCACAAAATGCTATTATCAGTGGCAATACTTCAGCTGGTGAACCTCTGTATATTGGAAGGGCAAGGGAACAAGGATCCCTTACTCCGGGAAag GTACACCCGAGTCACAAAGCCATGTACTTGTCTTTTGCCGGCAAAGAAGTACCTCACAAGATATATGAAATACTATGCACAGCCTAG
- the LOC126772806 gene encoding solute carrier family 46 member 3-like, protein MTIDEKNVENGNNYITEKQSKINGSNNLIGNDADRNSFMKSKEKNKVKKDDIDTEILKELNIFQKAKLMMSLITVEPILACYVMPSVLSALATQNLYLDKACRVNLGFDHHICDALTKRQTANYTFEEEAVQTLVASVAGWKTVLQSFLPCGILIFLGAYSDRVGQRKFCMLLPIVGEFLTSIGLIINTYFFHQLPVEVAAVTEAIFPALTGGWFTMFMGVFSYIADVTTEEQRTLRIGIVNLFYSVGVPLGAALSGILVRKIGLYGVFSLSATIYILSFLYGYYRIVEVKRTDLNVKKTNNCCEWTRDFFDTRYVKDTLMVAFKRGPNNRRLRVIMLVVVLCVVIGPIYGEISVMYLFTRYRFNWNEVDFSMFSTYAMCTSLVGTLFSVGVFSHLLKFDDAIIGVISCTSKILSGFMYAFSTKTWQIYIAPLIEIFNGTSFIAMRSMVSKLVEKDELGKVNSFFGVAEAMMPLVYAPMYTTVYTATIKTFPGAFFLLGGGLTVPAVLIFLWLYLANKKHNNANAQQKAKENPTPEEKLEKNGIDNKAFETEEKNKIPNKTDPTDKNESENVDSSTNQSQIEMGFTESMLCTSKL, encoded by the exons ATGACGATTGATGAGAAAAATGTTGAAAATGGAAACAATTATATCACAGAGAAACAAAGTAAAATCAATGGAAGTAACAACTTAATTGGAAACGATGCTGACAGAAATAGTTTTAtgaaaagtaaagaaaaaaataaagttaaaaaggaTGATATAGATactgaaattttaaaagaactaaatatttttcaaaaagcAAAACTTATGATGTCTCTTATAACAGTGGAACCAATTTTGGCATGCTATGTTATGCCGTCTGTTCTTTCAGCTTTGGCTACGCAGAATTTATATTTGGACAAAGCTTGTAGAGTTAATTTGGGCTTTGATCATCACATATGTGATGCTTTGACTAAAAGACAAACAGCCAACTATACATTTGAAGAAGAAGCAGTTCAAACTCTAGTCGCTTCTGTAGCTGGATGGAAAACAGTCTTACAATCATTTTTACCCTGTGGAATTTTAATATTCCTAGGAGCATATAGTGATAGAGTTGGGCAAAGAAAGTTTTGTATGCTTTTGCCCATTGTTGGTGAATTCTTAACTAGCATAGgtcttattattaatacttatttttttcacCAATTACCGGTTGAAGTAGCTGCTGTAACAGAAGCAATATTCCCAGCCTTAACTGGAGGCTGGTTTACTATGTTCATGGGCGTATTTAGTTATATAGCGGATGTTACGACTGAGGAACAAAGAACGTTGCGGATTGGAATTGTTAATCTATTCTATTCAGTGGGAGTGCCATTGGGTGCAGCTCTTAGCGGAATTTTGGTGCGAAAAATTGGACTGTATGGTGTCTTCTCTTTAAGTGCTACTATTTACATATTGAGTTTCTTATATGGATACTATAGAATTGTGGAAGTCAAAAGAACCGATCTCAATGTG aaaaagacCAATAACTGTTGTGAATGGACGCGAGATTTCTTCGACACGCGTTACGTGAAAGATACACTGATGGTCGCCTTCAAACGTGGTCCAAACAACAGGAGATTAAGAGTGATTATGCTTGTAGTTGTCTTGTGTGTTGTAATTGGACCTATATATG GGGAGATATCTGTGATGTACTTGTTTACACGATACCGATTCAACTGGAACGAAGTGGATTTTAGCATGTTTTCAACTTATGCCATGTGCACTTCCCTAGTGG GGACGCTTTTTTCCGTCGGCGTGTTCAGCCATCTGTTAAAATTTGACGACGCCATAATTGGAGTGATCTCTTGTACGAGCAAGATATTATCTGGTTTTATGTACGCCTTCTCAACAAAAACTTGGcaaatatatatag CTCcacttattgaaatttttaatggCACGTCATTTATTGCAATGAGGTCGATGGTGTCGAAGCTGGTCGAGAAAGACGAATTAG GAAAGGTGAATTCGTTCTTCGGTGTGGCAGAAGCAATGATGCCGCTGGTATACGCTCCGATGTACACTACAGTATATACTGCGACTATCAAGACTTTCCCCGGAGCTTTCTTCCTTTTGGGTGGAGGGCTAACTGTGCCCGCTGTACTTATATTCTT atgGTTGTATTTGGCAAAtaaaaagcataataatgcTAACGCACAACAAAAGGCTAAAGAGAATCCCACCCCAGAAGAAAAACTCGAAAAAAATGGCATTGACAATAAAGCTTTTGAAACtgaagagaaaaataaaatccCTAATAAAACTGATCCTACAGATAAGAATGAATCAGAAAATGTGGACAGTAGCACCAATCAGTCTCAAATCGAAATGGGCTTCACAGAAAGTATGCTGTGCACTAGTAAATTGTAG